The following are encoded in a window of Penaeus monodon isolate SGIC_2016 chromosome 9, NSTDA_Pmon_1, whole genome shotgun sequence genomic DNA:
- the LOC119576680 gene encoding general transcription factor II-I repeat domain-containing protein 2B-like, with translation MTNTTTIQDLYECMVSAIEESALSWNRLTSIATGGARALRGENVDIVKLLEDKIRKDNPNQAFLPFHCILHQEILCKSGLNLKHVVDPVVSVVSTMRARTLNHRKFKSLRRTWRLSMGKFSTTTMYNPQSWQSAEATDVFEKLNELNVKMQGKEPLAHEMYKHVKSFQAKSSLFSRQASESKFTHFSLLGKEKVPVNVCSKIKDQLKSLTEEFERRFEDFRQNDLKFNLLTSPFSADVDAASDELQLELIDIQSDHSLKETFHSLPLVEFYKLFSVKCSPFVRNFAAR, from the exons ATGACAAATACAACAACTATTCAggatttgtatgaatgtatggtcAGTGCAATTGAAGAAAGTGCATTATCATGGAACAGATTGACAAGCATAGCAACAGGTGGCGCCCGGGCATTACGTGGGGAAAATGTGGACATAGTTAAACTTCTGGAAGACAAAATTAGAAAAGACAATCCTAACCAAGCCTTCTTGCCTTTCCACTGCATTTTGCACCAAGAAATTCTGTGTAAATCTGGACTTAACTTGAAGCACGTGGTGGATCCAGTAGTAAGTGTAGTGAGCACCATGAGGGCAAGAACACTCaatcacagaaaatttaaatcccTACGTAGGACATGGAGGTTGAGCATGGGGAAGTTCTCTACCACAACAATGTACAATCCTCAGTCTTGGCAAAGTGCTGAAGCGA CTGACGTTTTTGAAAAGTTGAATGAGCTAAATGTGAAAATGCAGGGAAAGGAACCTCTGGCTCATGAAATGTATAAGCATGTCAAATCTTTTCAAGCAAAATCATCTTTGTTTTCAAGGCAAGCAAGTGAGTCCAAGTTCACCCATTTTTCATTGTTGGGAAAGGAGAAAGTGCCTGTGAATGTGTGCTCAAAAATTAAGGATCAGTTGAAAAGTTTGACTGAAGAGTTCGAAAGAAGGTTTGAGGATTTCAGACAGAATGATCTTAAATTCAACTTACTGACTTCTCCTTTCTCTGCTGATGTTGATGCAGCATCTGATGAACTACAGCTTGAATTGATAGACATTCAGTCTGATCATTCATTGAAGGAAACGTTTCACTCCCTACCATTAGTAGAGTTTTACAAGTTATTCTCTGTCAAATGCTCTCCATTCGTAAGAAATTTTGCTGCcagataa